The Betta splendens chromosome 4, fBetSpl5.4, whole genome shotgun sequence genome contains a region encoding:
- the tor3a gene encoding torsin-3A translates to MFVRWFLVLLWAQSGGADLFHFDSISNVSTYYFNYIYCNIWEGECQPNQDDATQQVPTRDLWAGFSQDYISLLHQWYCSLGQCCDSGDCRITNNITGLARDLQTKLHGQHLAQSVVLKAIQGFVNNPESNKPLTLSFHGWSGTGKNFVARIIADNLYRDGVKSECVRLFIAPFHFPHARLVDTYKGQLREAIRDMVLRCPQTLFIFDEAEKLHPGLIDAIKPFMDHYDNVDGVSYRRAIFLFLSNIGGAAINDVALDFWHSGQNREDIGMEDLEHRLRAETIESHGGFAQSELMSGHLIDFFVPFLPLEYRHIKLCARDAYAARGLETDEATLDEVAKAMLYVPKEERLFSAQGCKSIPQRINFFLP, encoded by the exons ATGTTTGTGCGGTGGttcctggttctgctctggGCTCAGTCCGGAGGGGCCGACCTCTTCCATTTTGACAGCATTTCCAATGTTTCTACTTACTATTTTAATTACATCTATTGCAATATATGGGAGGGGGAGTGTCAGCCCAACCAAGACGACGCCACGCAGCAAG TCCCCACCAGAGACCTCTGGGCAGGTTTTTCTCAGGACTACATCAGCCTGCTGCATCAGTGGTACTGTAGCCTGGGGCAGTGCTGCGACTCTGGAGACTGCAGGATAACCAACAACATAACAG GTCTGGCGAGGGATCTTCAGACCAAGCTTCATGGGCAGCACTTGGCTCAGTCTGTGGTTCTGAAAGCCATCCAGGGCTTTGTCAACAACCCCGAGTCCAACAAGCCGCTCACCCTCTCCTTCCATGGCTGGTCTGGTACCGGCAAGAACTTTGTGGCACGAATCATCGCCGATAACCTTTATCGTGACGGGGTGAAGAGCGAGTGTGTACGTCTGTTCATTGCTCCATTCCACTTCCCCCACGCCAGACTGGTGGACACGTACAAG GGCCAGCTGAGAGAGGCCATCCGAGACATGGTTCTGCGCTGCCCTCAGACTCTGTTTATCTTTGACGAGGCTGAGAAGCTTCACCCAGGCCTCATTGATGCCATCAAACCCTTCATGGATCACTATGACAACGTAGATGGGGTCAGCTATCGCAGAGCCATCTTTCTCTTCCTCAG TAATATTGGTGGCGCAGCAATCAATGACGTAGCGCTGGACTTCTGGCACTCTGGCCAAAATCGAGAGGACATTGGAATGGAAGACCTGGAGCATCGGCTGCGAGCTGAAACAATAGAGTCTCATG GTGGTTTTGCCCAGAGTGAACTGATGTCTGGCCACCTAATCGACTTCTTTGTGCCCTTCCTGCCTCTGGAGTATCGCCACATCAAGCTCTGCGCACGGGACGCCTACGCAGCCCGCGGCCTAGAGACTGATGAGGCTACCCTGGATGAGGTGGCCAAAGCAATGCTTTATGTTCCCAAAGAGGAGAGGCTATTCTCAGCTCAGGGATGCAAGTCCATACCTCAGAGGATCAACTTCTTTCTCCCCTAA
- the osbpl9 gene encoding oxysterol-binding protein-related protein 9 isoform X7 has product MPTQTTLPTDTSQVCKSDQRPSTLPVGPVVTVMGSLQTPTPNSTGSGPSGPSSGVASPAHIPLPSHSVPDFSYSSSEDEFYDADEFSSTSPKHCIDPSGPAAASPLTNEQTALKRPNTTESLNSSMSNGTTDTDQFDSHDDRDDDGEGESVEEHKSVIMHLLSQVRLGMDLTKVVLPTFILERRSLLEMYADFFAHPDLFVSISEQAEPRDRMVHVVKWYLSAFHAGRKGSVAKKPYNPILGEVFYCHWDLPPSESDEPPQHTEAISDGPVPWSSPNSVCFVAEQVSHHPPISAFYAECLSKKIQFNAHIWTKSKFLGMSIGVHNIGQGCVSCLEYDEHYILTFPNGYGRSILTVPWVELGGECNISCSKSGYSANIVFHTKPFYGGKKHRITAEIFAPNDKKSYCSIEGEWNGIMFAKWATGENTVFIDTKKLGIVKKKVRKPEDQLEYESRRLWRDVTLNLKLKDIDAATEAKHRLEEKQRAEARERKEKEQQWETRLFHEDGECWVYDEPLLKRLASQRP; this is encoded by the exons ATGCCAACACAGACCACGCTACCCACAG ACACTTCTCAGGTGTGTAAATCAGACCAACGACCCTCCACATTACCTGTAGGTCCCGTCGTCACGGTGATGGGCAGTCTGCAGACCCCTACTCCCAACAGCACAG GGAGTGGCCCGTCAGGCCCCAGCAGCGGCGTCGCTTCCCCAGCTCACATCCCCCTCCCCTCACACTCGGTACCAGACTTCTCTTACTCCTCCAGCGAGGATGAGTTCTACGATGCGGACGAGTTCAGCAGCACTTCCCCCAAACACTGCATAGA TCCTTCGGGGCCTGCAGCTGCCTCCCCTCTCACTAATGAACAAACGGCGCTGAAGCGACCAAACACCACCGAGTCGCTCAACTCGTCCATGTCCAACGGTACCACAGACACGG ATCAATTTGACAGCCATGACGACCGCGATGACGACGGCGAGGGcgagtctgtggaggagcacaagaGCGTCATCATGCATCTGCTCTCTCAAGTTCGTCTGGGCATGGACCTCACTAAG GTGGTTTTGCCTACGTTCATCCTAGAACGAAGATCCTTGTTAGAAATGTATGCAGACTTCTTTGCACATCCCGACTTATTTGTTAG TATCAGTGAGCAGGCGGAGCCCCGGGACCGCATGGTTCATGTGGTCAAATGGTACCTGTCCGCGTTCCATGCAGGCAGGAAAGGCTCAGTAGCCAAGAAACCCTACAACCCAATACTAGGAGAAGTTTTCTACTGCCACTGGGATCTGCCCCCCAGTGAGTCAGATGAGCCTCCCCAGCACACG GAGGCCATATCAGATGGTCCAGTTCCTTGGTCGTCaccaaacagtgtgtgttttgtggcaGAGCAGGTCTCTCACCACCCGCCCA tTTCTGCATTCTACGCAGAGTGTTTAAGTAAGAAGATCCAGTTCAACGCACACATCTGGACTAAATCGAAGTTCTTAGGCATGTCGATAGGCGTCCACAACATTGGCCAAG gttgtgtttcctgtttggaGTACGATGAACACTACATCCTCACCTTTCCTAATGGATatggcag GTCCATTCTGACTGTGCCTTGGGTGGAGCTTGGTGGAGAGTGCAACATCTCCTGCTCCAAGTCAGGCTACAGTGCTAACATCGTGTTCCACACCAAACCCTTCTATGGAGGAAAAAAGCACAGAATAACCGCTGAGATTTT TGCACCAAATGATAAGAAGTCTTACTGCTCCATTGAAGGGGAATGGAATGGAATCATGTTTGCCAAGTGGGCAACAGGA GAAAACACAGTGTTCATAGACACTAAGAAGTTGGGTATCGTTAAGAAAAAAGTGAGAAAGCCTGAAGACCAACTTGAATATGAGTCACgaag GTTGTGGAGGGATGTAACGTTGAACCTAAAGCTGAAAGACATCGATGCAGCAACAGAAGCTAAACACcggctggaggagaaacagagggcagaggcgagagagaggaaggagaaggagcagcagtgGGAGACCAGG ctatTCCATGAGGACGGAGAGTGTTGGGTCTATGACGAGCCTCTACTAAAGAGATTAGCCTCTCAGAGGCCCTGA